The following are encoded in a window of Salinibacter ruber DSM 13855 genomic DNA:
- a CDS encoding flavin reductase has protein sequence MEPLDPDAVVSLDPEQSFWERFYMVAPLIVVGTQNEDESYNLAPKHMAAPMGWDDYFGFVCTPRHKTYRNAVRTGVFTVSYPKPSQVVLASLSASPRVGAPEGPRRKPALNQLPMRAAAAVDGVFLDDAYLLLECTMERHVDNLGENSLLIGAVEAVHVEKEALRVSGKEDDAVIRDNPLLAYLPPDRYAAIDETNAFPFPAGFEK, from the coding sequence ATGGAGCCCCTGGACCCCGACGCTGTCGTCTCGCTCGACCCCGAGCAGTCGTTTTGGGAACGCTTCTACATGGTTGCGCCCCTAATCGTGGTGGGCACCCAGAACGAGGACGAGTCCTACAACCTGGCCCCCAAGCACATGGCCGCGCCCATGGGGTGGGACGACTACTTTGGGTTCGTCTGCACGCCGCGCCACAAGACGTACCGCAACGCCGTGCGCACCGGCGTGTTTACAGTCAGTTACCCGAAGCCGTCGCAGGTGGTGTTGGCGAGCCTGTCGGCCTCGCCCCGTGTGGGGGCGCCGGAGGGGCCGCGGCGCAAGCCGGCCCTTAACCAGTTGCCCATGCGGGCGGCGGCGGCGGTGGACGGGGTGTTTCTCGACGATGCGTACCTGCTCCTAGAGTGCACGATGGAGCGGCACGTGGACAATCTGGGGGAGAACAGCCTGCTCATCGGGGCGGTGGAGGCGGTGCACGTGGAGAAAGAGGCGCTCCGCGTCTCCGGGAAGGAGGACGACGCCGTCATCCGCGACAATCCCCTTCTCGCGTACCTGCCGCCCGACCGCTACGCGGCCATCGACGAGACCAACGCCTTTCCCTTCCCCGCTGGCTTTGAGAAATAG
- a CDS encoding M20 family metallopeptidase, with protein sequence MESVSESELAHALRRYLAGHREHMLAVLEALVRAESPTDVPEAQAEAQGMLARLLRTLGFRVRSLPAAEEERGHLYARPKDRPRGRPVQLLVGHSDTVWARGTLDEIPFEVDDNEVRGPGVFDMKAGLAQMLFALAALRAASVEPTVVPVVFVNSDEEQGSPTSQRHLRRLARCACRAFVLEPALGLDGKIKTARKGAGRFTIRIQGESAHAGLDPESGSSAILELSRTVQALHALNDLEAGVSVNVGTIGGGTHPNVVADAGSAEVDVRVATREQAEEVAAAIRGLETTTPGTSLTIEGGIGRPPMEPTPAARRLWARARHAGSLLGLELEEGRSGGVSDGNIISQYAPTLDGLGAVGDGAHARHEFCYVDRMVERSALLALLLAQPPLPTTPDDAAPTAETLGAPASTQAP encoded by the coding sequence ATGGAATCTGTTTCTGAGTCCGAACTGGCCCACGCGCTCCGCCGCTACCTCGCGGGGCACCGCGAGCACATGCTGGCGGTGCTGGAGGCCCTGGTGCGGGCCGAGTCGCCCACCGACGTTCCGGAGGCCCAAGCGGAGGCGCAGGGCATGTTGGCCCGTCTTCTGCGGACGCTGGGCTTTCGCGTGCGGTCCCTGCCCGCGGCCGAGGAGGAGCGCGGCCACCTCTACGCCCGCCCCAAAGACCGACCGCGGGGCCGGCCCGTCCAGCTCCTCGTGGGCCACAGCGACACCGTGTGGGCCCGGGGCACCCTCGACGAGATACCGTTCGAAGTGGACGACAACGAGGTGCGGGGCCCGGGCGTCTTCGACATGAAGGCCGGGCTGGCGCAGATGCTGTTTGCCCTGGCGGCCCTGCGGGCCGCATCCGTGGAGCCGACGGTCGTGCCGGTCGTGTTCGTCAACTCCGACGAAGAGCAGGGCAGCCCCACGTCGCAGCGTCATCTGCGTCGGCTCGCCCGCTGTGCGTGCCGGGCGTTCGTGCTGGAGCCGGCCCTCGGGCTTGACGGCAAGATCAAGACGGCCCGGAAGGGGGCCGGGCGGTTTACGATTCGGATTCAGGGAGAGAGCGCCCACGCGGGGCTCGATCCGGAGAGCGGGTCGAGCGCCATCCTGGAGCTCTCGCGCACCGTGCAGGCCCTCCACGCCCTCAACGACCTGGAGGCCGGCGTGTCCGTGAACGTGGGCACCATTGGGGGCGGCACGCACCCCAACGTGGTGGCCGACGCCGGGTCCGCCGAGGTGGACGTGCGCGTCGCGACCCGCGAGCAGGCCGAGGAGGTGGCGGCGGCCATCCGGGGCCTGGAGACGACCACGCCCGGCACATCGCTCACGATCGAAGGGGGCATCGGGCGCCCGCCGATGGAGCCGACCCCCGCGGCTCGGAGGCTGTGGGCGCGGGCACGCCACGCCGGCTCCCTGCTCGGCCTTGAGCTGGAAGAAGGCCGCTCCGGCGGCGTCTCGGACGGCAACATCATCAGCCAGTACGCCCCCACACTCGACGGCCTGGGAGCGGTCGGAGACGGCGCCCACGCCCGCCACGAGTTCTGCTACGTGGACCGAATGGTGGAACGCAGTGCCCTGCTGGCCCTGCTGCTCGCCCAGCCGCCCCTGCCGACGACGCCGGACGATGCGGCCCCCACGGCCGAGACGCTCGGCGCGCCCGCCTCCACGCAGGCGCCCTGA